Below is a genomic region from Phacochoerus africanus isolate WHEZ1 chromosome X, ROS_Pafr_v1, whole genome shotgun sequence.
TTCCCCTCAGGCTCACTTTCTCCTCAGCCTTTTTGTCTTGCTCCTCACTAATGGGAGAAACCGAGATGCAATGCAGACACTTGCTGTTTTGTCCTTTTATAAAACAGCCGAGGAGACAAGTGATGGTTAAACAATTACTGCAAAGGAATTTAAAGGTTAGTGCATTCAGCATCCTTCTCCATTCAGGTGTACCTACAAGCAGCTGTGCTGCAACTGGAACATAAAGAGCTCAATTTAATTAACACTGACACAGACCCAGCAATGTGTACCAAAGACACCAAGCATTAAGAGACTTgtcaaaagaaatacatttaaatgcaGCCAGATTCTCAAGATCATTTATTACTTTGCACATAATGATTCGGCTTATTGTTTGGAAATTCAATTTCTGAGCAATAATCAGCAAAACAATAGGGTTAATAAATAATACAGGTTGATCTTTACAAGGGAAAGCCTGTGCCTGTATTCTCACTCCACAAAGCTAATTGTCTGAATACAAAAAGGGAGCCCAAATCAAGCAGCAAGTGCAGATCATCTCGCAAGTCTCATAAATGAATGCATTCCAGGAAGAGGCTCTGCAGAGGCTGAGAACAAACCTCTGCCTAATACAGGGAAAGACAAGCTCTAGAACTTTAGGTTTCTAAAAAGTCTGAGCAGACAGGGAGATTGCCTATCTAGGGAGGCACATTCTTGCTGGATCCCTGGGATCTTCCTAGTGCTGAGCAGTTGCGTTCCCCTCACCCCTCTCCTCTGTGCTCCCGAAGACTTGCAGTGGTGGCAAGCTGATGCTACCTTGGCTCAGGAGCAGACAAAATTCCAGAGAGCCCAGGACTggggttgatttttcttttcaaatctatTTAGAATCAATGGGAAGTTCTAATCATTTTGTTTACCCATGATGGGTAAGTTTGGCAATGCCCCGTCCAATGATTCAGCTGAGGCTTTCATTGCGCAGCCCTTTCTGTATTGACCAATTATTTAATTAAAGTGTACTTCATTAATCCCAAACCAGCACAGGAAACAGAGCTCTTTGCAAAACACACATATGAGTAAAGTTGGAGAGCActgagatttgctttttttttttttttcccaattcaaACACTCTTCTCCCTGTTTAATGATCTCCCTGGCAAGCTCTCAGAAAGTGCCTCTCACTTCTAGTCATATATCACCAAGAGGTGGCAAAGCCTTCAATATCTTTATTTCaagctgatttctttttcattaagcaAAGAGTCTTTACGCATTTACTTTATGCTGAGgaaatggctttaaaaagaatCCCCTCTATCATTATCtccatgtaaataaaattttatagaccCCTGCATTTCTCTCCTATAAAAATCGCCACTGGCAGTCACAGGTTTCAAAGGTAAGAGCaatattaatttccatttctccCATCTGAAATGACTCGGAGCTGAAGGAAAGAAAGTCATGGCCATTTCGCTAGTAACAGGATTAAAGCATTTATGAGGCATTGCAGCTGCTCTTTTATGGCACCTGATTGATATTCATGTGTGGTTAGCATTTGTCTACTAACTTGTGTAACGCAGAGAATAGTAAAAGGGAAACAATAATTGCATGGCTGTTACATATTCAGGGGGCTCTGATTCACAGAAGTGTGCATTTCAGTTGGTGTCAAATACAAATCGGACCTACAGGAATATATTTTGACTGATTAACATGCGAGCACAGATGGCACAAAAGACACACTGGATGTGTAGGTGTGttgaaagcacacacacaccttgGGAAGAAATAGCAGCATCATTCATTTTCAGCAAACTAaaggaacaacttttttttttcaaccgtTTCGATGAGACACTGCTGGAAACAAAATTACATGTATTATCCTAAATTGGATATTGGATTCTAGAAATACTTAGACGTATTTGTTCTATCCAGTTTTAAGGGTTTGCTTCAGCAAGACCCTCCAAGTGCTTattgggaaatcttttttttaaaaaattactacatGTCATTCCAGTTTCCACACTTCTATGTtgcccccctcctctctccctccctccctcacctctcaCAGGAACTCACATATCCTGCACACATTTCAAGGGAAACTGTAACATAGTGACATCCACTGGTAGGGATCCGCTCTTAGTGCCACAGCAGAGTCCCACATTAGAGGAAAACACCACCAACTCCAGAAGATTGCTATATTTAGTGAAACATCTAGATGCAAAAAGTCACGTCCTTTATTGGGATGCCTGATCTTCACCCCAGCAACCAGACATTCCAAAATATATAGATAACTGGTAGAATTTCACGTCACATAGCCAGATGCTTGGAGACTGGATACAAAACAAgccaagaacacacacacacaaccactaATCACCTACTTCCCCACAcactcttgttctctcttcctccaaCTCTGTTTCCTACCTTAGACTCCCACTCACAAGCTCTCTTCAGAGTTTCTTTTCACAACAGGACAGGGAAACAGCCAGCACTCAATTTCCTTTCAAAATCTGTCCCCAAAACACTGCAGCCCCCAAATAAAGTTAtggctctctccctctccctcccccctccataaatttttttctgccttagcTTCATGGAAACAGCtgtgcaaattttaaaatgataattgcTTTTCTACTCATCATCATTATGTGACAGAATCCATTCAAACGGTAAATGATTGTCTTCCAGCAAATCGTCAGATCAAAAGAATTGATCAATTTGGGCTGCCACAAACTctctccccccatcccaccccccaaaagaagcGCTGTAAGTAAGGTGCATGCTtttaaataggaaacaaaaacactgggaTTTTCTCACAGAGACACCTTATTCACCCAAgtcgaagaaagaaagaaaagttggctCTACCTGCAGTTGTAGGTCCGGATCTCTTTGTTGTCTCGCTTGCATTTGATCGCCACGAAGATCATAGTGACAAAGAGGATGCCGGCAATGGAGCCCAGGGCTATAATGAAAATCAGGGACAAGTTCACCGAGCCCATCGACTCTTGGGCATCGAGAGCAGGGGACAGGTAGATTAAGACAAGCGCAGAGGCGGAGAGAGACGTCTTGCCGTGGTCGTGGGCCACCACAATAAGTTCGTAGGAAGCCTTAGAGCTCTCGCTGAAGGTGCGAGTGGTTCTGACCTCGCCATTGACCTGGTCTATTTCAAAGAAGCCGCGATCGCCCTCCGTCATGTCATAGGTGACCCGGCCGTTCTCACCCTCATCGTAGTCGTCTGCTTTGACAACGGTCACCAGGTAGCCTATGCCGGAGTTGCGGGGGATGTAGACCTCCGCGGTGCCATTTATCAGGGGTGGGGCGGTGATGACTGGGGTATTGTCATTGACGTCGAGGATGATGACCCGTACGGTAGCATTGCTCTGCAGCGAGGGCAGACCGCCGTCCTTGGCCAGCACTTTGAATTCAAATGCCTTGGTCTGCTCGTGGTTGAAGGATCGCAGCGCATAGATATCGCCCGAGTTGGGGTTGATGGAGACATAGGTGAAGACAGGCATGTCGCGCACCTGCGACGGCACGATCTGGTAGGAAACACTACCATTGAGACCCAGGTCGGGGTCTCGGGCCGACACAGAGAGCAGATAGGCACCGGGCGTGTTGTTCTCCTGCACAATGACCTGGTAGTAGGGCTTGGAGAAGTGCGGGTGGTTGTCGTTCTCGTCGGTGATGCGAACGGTAAAGGACTTGGCACTTTGCAGCATGGGCACGCCGCCGTCGCGCGCCTGGATCGTGAGGTTGTACTGGTCGTGCTGCTCGCGGTCCAGCCGTCCGTCCACCAGGATAGTGGAGAAGCTCTCGTACTCCTGAAGCCGAAAGGGCACATTGCCAAGCAAACGGCACTGTACGCGCCCATTGAGGCCGGAGTCCCGATCAGACACCCGCACAAGTGCAATCACGTAGCCCGGGGGGGCGCTCTCGCTCACCTCCACCAGCTCGCTGTTAACGGACAGCAGGTTGATGACAGGGGGGTTGTCATTGGTGTCCAGAACGCTGACAGTGACCTTGCAGTGTGCTGGGATGGAGTTGGGCCCCAAGTCCTTAGCCTGCACGTCCAGTTCGTACACGTGGCCCTCTTCATAGTCTAGGGCACCGGTGACCGTGACCAGGCCGCTGTGCGGGTCAATCTGGAAGAGCTCTCGAGTGCGATCATTGACGTAGCCGTAGAAGGAGTAGACTACCTGGCCATTGGTGCCTTCGTCTGGGTCGCTGGCGTTGAGACGGATGACGGGCGTGTTGGGAGGTGAGTTCTCTGGTACGCTCACGGAATAGGTGGACTCTCCAAACACCGGATTGTTGTCATTGGAATCGGTCACCTTGATGCTGAGGCCAACAGTGCCCAGGTGAGGTGGGTCGCCGCCATCGAGCGCAGTGATGCGGAAGCTATAGTGTGACTGCGTCTCTCGGTCCAGACTCTTCTCCACCACGAGTTCTGCAAAACGTGAACCATCGCCGCGCGTCTTGATCTCCAGGCCGAATAGCTCGTTAGGCGTGAGCTCGTACGTCTGCACACCGAAGCTGCCCGAGTCTGGGTCATAGGCGCTGTCCAGGGGAATGCGTGTGCCTGGGCTGGCCGCCTCCGAGATCTCCAGCTCAATCTGTGCCGCCGGGAAGCTGGGCGCATTGTCATTCAGGTCCTTGATCTCCACCTTAATCACGCAGATCTCCATTGAGCTGGACATGACCTCGAGTGAGATGATGCACTTGGGGCTCTGGCGGCACAGCAGGTCACGGTCTATCTTCTGCTTGGTGACTAACAGGCCCGAGCTGGGGTTGATGTCCACCAGGTGCGGAGCCGAGTTGGACACCACACGGAAGGCAGAGGCCTGCCGTGGGTCCAGTGCGAAGCCCGCCTCTCGCGCGTCCTTGGCCACGTTGGCGATCACCGTCCCAGCGCGCTGCTCCTCTTCTACCGAGTACTTGAGGTTAATGAGGGCTGCCGCCTGAGTCCACAATATAGCCAGCAGCAGGAGCACCGGCAGCAGGAGTGACTCCATGGCTGCGCGGGGCTCTGCCTGGCCTCGCCTCTCCACACCCCTCCGAGGTCGACGCCGCCGGCGCTCCAGCTTCCCGCCGACTCCGGCCGCCTGTTGCGCACGCCCAAGGGCCCCGGAGGCCGCGGGAGGAGTCCCGCCCAGGGCGGCCCGGCGGCGCGGGGGGGACACCCGCGCCGGCTCCAATGCTGAGGTTGCGACGGACCCAGCGGGGGCTCGCGGGGGGCCCGGGGGCTCCGGGGGGCCGAGGGAGCACCGCGCGGCCCCgagccccctccctccagcccggCTACTCAGTTTTCCCCCTTCAAAGTTAGCCGGGCGCGACTGGCCGCAGCGGCGCAGGGCTGCGGGTGGGAGGACGTCTGAGCGGCCGAGTCGACGAGCTGCTAAGTCTGGACCGCACTGGGAGCGAAATCGGGGTATGCAGTAGCGGTACAGCCTCTCAGGCACTCCCCGGCCCGCCGCGGCGCAGCGGCGTTGGGGCTGGCGAGAGCGTTGTCGGTGCACCTGGCATGCGCAAGGACCTCCCCCCAGTGCTCCTGGCTCACTGC
It encodes:
- the PCDH19 gene encoding protocadherin-19 isoform X1, which translates into the protein MESLLLPVLLLLAILWTQAAALINLKYSVEEEQRAGTVIANVAKDAREAGFALDPRQASAFRVVSNSAPHLVDINPSSGLLVTKQKIDRDLLCRQSPKCIISLEVMSSSMEICVIKVEIKDLNDNAPSFPAAQIELEISEAASPGTRIPLDSAYDPDSGSFGVQTYELTPNELFGLEIKTRGDGSRFAELVVEKSLDRETQSHYSFRITALDGGDPPHLGTVGLSIKVTDSNDNNPVFGESTYSVSVPENSPPNTPVIRLNASDPDEGTNGQVVYSFYGYVNDRTRELFQIDPHSGLVTVTGALDYEEGHVYELDVQAKDLGPNSIPAHCKVTVSVLDTNDNPPVINLLSVNSELVEVSESAPPGYVIALVRVSDRDSGLNGRVQCRLLGNVPFRLQEYESFSTILVDGRLDREQHDQYNLTIQARDGGVPMLQSAKSFTVRITDENDNHPHFSKPYYQVIVQENNTPGAYLLSVSARDPDLGLNGSVSYQIVPSQVRDMPVFTYVSINPNSGDIYALRSFNHEQTKAFEFKVLAKDGGLPSLQSNATVRVIILDVNDNTPVITAPPLINGTAEVYIPRNSGIGYLVTVVKADDYDEGENGRVTYDMTEGDRGFFEIDQVNGEVRTTRTFSESSKASYELIVVAHDHGKTSLSASALVLIYLSPALDAQESMGSVNLSLIFIIALGSIAGILFVTMIFVAIKCKRDNKEIRTYNCRIAEYSYGHQKKSSKKKKISKNDIRLVPREVEETDKMNVVSCSSLTSSLNYFDYHQQTLPLGCRRSESTFLNVENQNTRNASANHIYHHSFNSQGPQQPDLIINGVPLPETENYSFDSNYVNSRAHLIKSSSTFKDLEGNSLKDSGHEESDQTDSEHDVQRSLYCDTAVNDVLNTSVTSMGSQMPDHDQNEGFHCREECRILGHSDRCWMPRNPMPTRSKSPEHVRNIIALSIEATAADVEAYDDCGPTKRTFATFGKDVSDHPAEERPSVKGRRTVDVTICSPKVNSAIREAGNGCEAISPVTSPLHLKSPLPTKPSVSYTVALAPPARDLEQYVNNGPSRPSEAEPRGADGEKVMHEVNPILKEGRDKDSPGVKRLKDIVL
- the PCDH19 gene encoding protocadherin-19 isoform X2 — encoded protein: MESLLLPVLLLLAILWTQAAALINLKYSVEEEQRAGTVIANVAKDAREAGFALDPRQASAFRVVSNSAPHLVDINPSSGLLVTKQKIDRDLLCRQSPKCIISLEVMSSSMEICVIKVEIKDLNDNAPSFPAAQIELEISEAASPGTRIPLDSAYDPDSGSFGVQTYELTPNELFGLEIKTRGDGSRFAELVVEKSLDRETQSHYSFRITALDGGDPPHLGTVGLSIKVTDSNDNNPVFGESTYSVSVPENSPPNTPVIRLNASDPDEGTNGQVVYSFYGYVNDRTRELFQIDPHSGLVTVTGALDYEEGHVYELDVQAKDLGPNSIPAHCKVTVSVLDTNDNPPVINLLSVNSELVEVSESAPPGYVIALVRVSDRDSGLNGRVQCRLLGNVPFRLQEYESFSTILVDGRLDREQHDQYNLTIQARDGGVPMLQSAKSFTVRITDENDNHPHFSKPYYQVIVQENNTPGAYLLSVSARDPDLGLNGSVSYQIVPSQVRDMPVFTYVSINPNSGDIYALRSFNHEQTKAFEFKVLAKDGGLPSLQSNATVRVIILDVNDNTPVITAPPLINGTAEVYIPRNSGIGYLVTVVKADDYDEGENGRVTYDMTEGDRGFFEIDQVNGEVRTTRTFSESSKASYELIVVAHDHGKTSLSASALVLIYLSPALDAQESMGSVNLSLIFIIALGSIAGILFVTMIFVAIKCKRDNKEIRTYNCRIAEYSYGHQKKSSKKKKISKNDIRLVPREVEETDKMNVVSCSSLTSSLNYFDYHQQTLPLGCRRSESTFLNVENQNTRNASANHIYHHSFNSQGPQQPDLIINGVPLPETENYSFDSNYVNSRAHLIKSSTFKDLEGNSLKDSGHEESDQTDSEHDVQRSLYCDTAVNDVLNTSVTSMGSQMPDHDQNEGFHCREECRILGHSDRCWMPRNPMPTRSKSPEHVRNIIALSIEATAADVEAYDDCGPTKRTFATFGKDVSDHPAEERPSVKGRRTVDVTICSPKVNSAIREAGNGCEAISPVTSPLHLKSPLPTKPSVSYTVALAPPARDLEQYVNNGPSRPSEAEPRGADGEKVMHEVNPILKEGRDKDSPGVKRLKDIVL